The following proteins are encoded in a genomic region of Alistipes shahii WAL 8301:
- the murI gene encoding glutamate racemase: MADNRPIGIYDSGLGGLTVWREVRRALPGESLAYLGDGANCPYGSRPREEVQALADAAVARLVELDCKMVVVACNTATAAAIGFLREKYAGMPIVGMEPAVKPACLATRSGVVGVLATERSLDGELFRRTAARYGSGIEVLTYPGTGFVELVEGDREDTPEAEAAVRAAVEPMLARGADQIVLGCTHYPFLTPVMERIVDGRAAIVDPSPAVARRVGQLLDRYGLRASADNRPALTFRTFADELYRLRLERKVAAYL; this comes from the coding sequence GTGGCTGACAACAGACCCATAGGCATTTACGACTCGGGGCTGGGCGGACTGACCGTCTGGCGCGAGGTCCGGCGTGCGCTGCCCGGCGAATCGCTCGCCTACCTCGGCGACGGCGCCAACTGCCCCTATGGCTCGCGGCCCCGCGAGGAGGTGCAGGCGCTGGCCGACGCCGCCGTGGCGCGGCTCGTGGAGCTGGACTGCAAGATGGTCGTTGTGGCCTGCAACACCGCCACGGCCGCGGCCATCGGCTTCCTGCGCGAAAAATACGCCGGCATGCCCATCGTCGGCATGGAGCCGGCCGTGAAACCGGCCTGCCTGGCGACCCGCAGCGGGGTGGTGGGGGTGCTGGCCACCGAACGGAGCCTCGACGGCGAGCTGTTCCGCCGCACGGCCGCCCGGTACGGCAGCGGCATCGAAGTCCTGACCTACCCGGGCACGGGTTTCGTGGAGCTGGTCGAGGGAGACCGGGAGGATACGCCCGAGGCCGAAGCCGCGGTGCGCGCCGCCGTGGAGCCGATGCTGGCGCGGGGCGCCGACCAGATCGTGCTGGGGTGTACGCACTATCCCTTTCTGACGCCGGTGATGGAACGCATCGTCGACGGACGGGCCGCGATCGTCGACCCGTCGCCCGCCGTCGCCCGCCGCGTCGGGCAGCTTTTGGACCGCTACGGCCTGCGCGCTTCGGCGGATAACCGCCCCGCGCTCACGTTCCGCACCTTCGCCGACGAGCTCTACCGCCTGCGTCTCGAACGGAAGGTTGCGGCGTACCTGTAA